The following is a genomic window from Bacillus sp. V2I10.
GAAATCAACATCCATGTAGTTGGAATTCAGTTTGAAACAAAGTCTCAGGAAATTGAAATTGACCAGGAAATGTAAAGCCAGAGGAGATCTTCCTTTGGTTTTTTTTTGCTTAAATAGATTGAACATTTGATTAACTACGAATAATAAAATGTATGTGAAGTTTTTTATTCGGTATTTCACCAGAAAACGTTATTAACGATGTGCTTCTGTCTGTGAAATATGGTATTATCTTTTTATGACATTTCGACATTTTTGTACATAAAGGAGCAAGAATAAATGAAACGAAGATTAGCAAGGGAAAAAGCGCTGCAGGCACTCTTTCAAATAGATGTAAGTGATATTGAACCAAAAGAAGCGATGTCTCATGCGCTTGATGGGGAAGAACTGGATGAGTTCATGACAGCTCTTGTTCTTGGAACAATTGAGCATATGTCAGAGATTGATGAACAAATTAAACCTCATTTAGTGAAATGGAAGCTAGAGAGACTTGCAAATGTAGATCGATCTGTATTGCGCCTAGCGGTATACGAAATGATTTATATTGAAGAAATTCCAGTCAATGTAACTCTTGATGAAGCAATTGAACTCGCAAAAACTTTTGGAGATGACCAATCACCGAAGTTTATTAATGGTGTCCTCTCGAACATTAAACAAACGATTGAAAAATAACCAATCACATTAAAGGAGGAACAAAACAATGACAGCATCAATTATCAGCGGAAAAGAATTAGCACAGGAAAAACGCAAACAGCTTGCACAAGAAGTGAAAGAATTAAAAGAGCAAGGTGTCGTGCCGGGACTTGTCGTAATTTTAGTAGGCGATCATCCAGCCTCTATTTCTTATATCAAAGGAAAACAGAAAGCGTCAGAAGAAATTGGCGTGGCATTCACGCTTGAACATTTTCCTGAAACAATGCAAGAAAATGAACTTCTGGATGTGATTGAGAAATATAACCTTGATGAAAGCTGCCACGGTATTCTTGTACAGCTTCCATTGCCGGATCATATTCATGAAAAAGCAGTCATTGAAAAAATTTCTCCTGCAAAAGATGTAGATGGATTTCATCCTCTGAATATTGGACAAATGATGATCGGTGAAGATACATTTTTGCCGTGTACACCTGCAGGAATCGTAGAAATGATAAAATCTTCAGACATTGAAATTGCCGGTAAACATGTTGTAGTAGTAGGACGCAGTAATATCGTCGGAAAACCAGTAGGCATACTTCTTTTGAATGAGCATGCAACAGTTACCTACTGTCATTCAAGAACTCCAAATTTAAAGGAAGTAACTAAGCAAGCTGATATTCTGGTTGTAGCTGTGGGCAGAGCTAATTTCATAACAGGCGAGCACATAAAAAAGAATGCTGCAGTTATCGATGTTGGTGTGAACAGACTTGAGACAGGGAAGCTGTGCGGAGATGTCGTCTTTGAAGATGCGAAGCAAATAGCGAGTCATATTACGCCAGTTCCGGGCGGAGTAGGTCCGATGACGATTACAATGCTTGCTCACAATGTCGTAAAATCAGCAAGAATTTCAGCTGTTAAACGGCAGGGAAGTAAACAGCTTTAAAGGAGTCCTGCGCAATGAGTGAAATCAAGCATGTGACAGTTACGGCATTAACAAAGTATATTAAACGGAAGTTTGATGTCGATCCCCACCTGAAGGATATCTGGGTGAAGGGTGAACTTTCGAATTTTAAAATGCACAGCCGAGGCCATATGTATTTCACATTAAAGGATGAAGGGGCGCGAATTGCAGCCGTTATGTTTGCCGGTCAAAATTCATCGCTTAAATTCAAGCCTGAAAATGGCATGAAAGTGCTGCTGCGCTGCGAAATTTCTGTTTATGAACCAAGCGGCAACTATCAGATGTATGTGAAAGAAATGCAGCCTGACGGAATAGGAAGCCTGTATCTGGCATATGAGGAACTGAAAAAGAAACTTGAGCAAGAAGGGCTTTTCGATCAAAAGCACAAACAGCCGATTCCTAAATATCCTTCCTCAGTTGGTGTTATTACTTCGCCAACTGGAGCAGCAATCCGGGACATATTAATTACGATCAAGCGCCGTTATCCTTCTGCAAAAGTCATTATTCTGCCTGCCCTTGTGCAGGGAATTCATGCAGGCCCATCTGTTGTCAAAGCAATTAAAAAGGCAAATGCATTAGGCTATCTGGATGTGCTGATTGTTGGCCGCGGCGGTGGTTCCATAGAAGAATTATGGGCTTTTAATGAAGAAATGGTTGCAAGAGAGATATTCAATTCCAGTGTTCCGGTCATTTCAGCCGTCGGGCACGAAACGGATTATACAATTGCAGATTTTGTTGCAGATTTAAGGGCGCCTACTCCAACGGGAGCAGCAGAACTTGCAGTGCCGCATTTTGCAGAGCTGCTGGAGAGGACAACCAATAGGCAAACACGTTTGCTTCGTGCTATGCAGGAAAAAATTTCAGCGAAAAAAGAGCAATTGGCCTACTACCAAAAGTCATATGCCTTCAAATATCCGAAGCAGCTGTATCAGCAAAAGGAACAGCAGCTCGATGATTTAGTAGAGTCACTGCAAAAAGAAAGCCTCAGGTCCATTGAGCTGAAAAAGGACAAATATGATCAATTAAAAAACCGGTTATACCGTCTGCATCCCCGTGAACAAATCCATCGCGAAAAAGAGAAGCATCAGCAATTAATTAAGAAAATGACTAGAGACATGTCCGTTCTGCTGCGTCAAAAACAGACTGAATTTCAGTCAATGGCCGCAAACCTGAACGCACTGAGCCCGCTGAAAATAATGGAGCGCGGATACAGCATTGCTTATCAGGACGAAGATCTCGTGAAAAGCATCTCACAAGTCAAACCCGGTGATAAACTTCACATTCAAATGCAGGACGGGCAGGTTAATTGCCAAGTTACAGGAGTGGAGGAAAGAAAAGCTTATGAGTGAGAAAAAAGAAGCTACTTTTGAACAAGCTATGGAAGAGCTCGAACAAATAGTTGAAAAGCTTGAAGAGGGCGATGTGCCTTTAGAGAAAGCAATTGCTTATTTTCAAGACGGGATGAAGCTTTCAAAAATTTGCCATGACAAGCTGCAGACGGTTGAAAAGCAAATGGATCAGATTCTCCGCGAGGACGGAGAGCTTGCTCCGTTTGATCTGCAGGAGGAAGAGTAATGAAGCAGTCTCTAGAAGATTTTCTTTCTTCAAAAAAAGAATTAATTGAGGAAAAATTGCCTTTATACGTCAGCGGCCTTATAGCTCCTTCTTCTATAAAGGAAGCGATGATTTATTCCCTGAGCGCCGGAGGCAAAAGGATTCGTCCAGCTCTGGTATTAGCTGTTCTGAATGCTTTTGGAAAGCGTGAAGAGATTGGTATTCCTGCTGCTTGTGCAGTGGAGATGATTCATACATATTCCCTCATTCATGATGATCTTCCCTCAATGGATGATGATGATTTGAGAAGGGGAAAACCAACAAATCATAAAGTATACGGAGAAGCGCTCGCTATTCTTTCAGGAGACGGGCTGCTGACCCACAGTTTTGGGCTTATAGCCGATCAGCAGGACATCTCTGCGGAGAAACGCCTTGCACTGATCAGTGAATTAGTAAAAGCTTCAGGCATTGAAGGAATGGTTGGCGGTCAGGTGGCAGACATGCAGGGAGAAGCAAAAAACCTGCCGCTCTCAGAATTAGAGTATATTCATGAACACAAAACGGCAAAACTATTGGCTTTTAGCATTATCGCAGGAGCAATCTTAGCTGAAGCATCCAATGATGAAATCGACAAGCTGCGTGAGTTTGCTTATCACATTGGAATTGCTTTTCAAATTCAGGATGATATTTTAGACATTGAAGGCCAGCAATCTAAAATAGGAAAACCTGTCGGATCGGATGAAACAAATAAAAAAACAACTTATCCATCACTGCTGACTTTACAAGGTGCAAAACAGAAACTCGAAGATCACATCAGCCATGCTAAAGCCATTTTGGCAAATATAAATATCCAATCGGGCTTACTTGAAGAATTATGCGATTTAATTGCTTCAAGAGATCATTAATTCAAAAACGTGACAGCTGATTGTCACGTTTTTGGTTTTAAACGGTTTTTTTCCCTCCATTCCGTTCTTCCAACTGCATGAATATCTCTTCAATCTGTTATAGTACACCATCAAATTGAGGTTTTTATAACGGTATGTTATACTTACACCATATTTTATACATATCTCTTCCAAACAGCGCGGGATATCAGGATGAATAAAGAATTTCATGAAATGCTGCAAATGTCGCCGTTATCACAGCTGTGTTAGCGGCTATTTTAAACTAAAAGAACCAAGTAGAAAATGAACTGAAAGTGAGTGATCCATTTGGATCTGTTATCCATTAAAGACCCTTCATTCCTTAAAAAGCTATCAAATAATGAACTCGAACAATTGAGTGCTGAAATCCGTAAATTTTTAATTGAGAAGCTCTCTGTCAGCGGCGGGCATATCGGTCCTAACCTCGGTGTTGTTGAACTGACAATTGCTTTGCATAAAATATTTGACAGCCCAAATGATAAATTCCTGTGGGATGTCGGGCATCAATCGTATGTTCACAAAATATTGACTGGACGGGCATGCGAATTCGATACAATCAGACAATATCAGGGTCTGTGCGGATTTCCTAAACGCAACGAAAGTGAACACGATGTTTGGGAAACAGGACACAGTTCCACTTCTTTATCTGCAGCAATGGGAATGGCCATTGCAAGAGATTTAAAGGGAACGAAAGATCATATCGTGCCGATTATCGGGGACGGCGCCCTGACCGGCGGAATGGCTCTCGAAGCGCTTAATCATATCGGACATGAACAAAAAGATATGATTATTATTTTAAATGATAATGAGATGTCTATCGCACCAAATGTCGGTGCTCTTCATAATGTGCTTGGAAAATTAAGAACTGCCGGCAAATATCAATGGGTTAAAGATGAGCTTGAATATATTCTCAAGAAAATCCCTGCAGTTGGCGGAAAGCTTGCAGCTACTGCCGAGCGAGTAAAAGACAGCTTAAAATATATGCTTGTTTCAGGCATCTTTTTCGAGGAGCTTGGTATTACATATCTTGGTCCTGTGGATGGACATAATTATGATGATCTTTTTGAAAATCTGCAGTATGCTAAGAAAACAAAAGGACCTGTACTTTTGCATGTCATCACAAAAAAAGGCAAGGGTTACCAGCCTGCAGAAACAGATAAAATTGGAACATGGCATGGAACTGGCCCATATAAGATTGAAACGGGCGATTTTGTAAAGGGTGAAACAGCAGGTCCTGCATGGAGCAGTCTTGTCAGTGAGACAGTTAGAAGAATGGCGCGGGAAGACGATCGTATCGTTGCAATTACACCGGCTATGCCCGTCGGTTCGAAGCTTGAGGGCTTTGCAAGCGAGTTTCCTGACCGAATGTTTGACGTAGGAATAGCAGAACAGCATGCAACAACTGTAGCTGCAGGTCTTGCAACACAAGATATGAAACCGTTTTTGGCCATTTATTCAACCTTCCTTCAGCGTGCTTACGATCAGGTTGTTCATGATATTTGCCGTCAAAATCTGAATGTATTCATAGGAATTGACCGATCGGGATTAGTCGGTGCTGATGGAGAGACGCATCAGGGTGTTTTTGACATCGCGTTCTTGAGACATTTGCCGAACATGGTAGTCATGATGCCTAAAGATGAAAATGAAGGACAGCATTTAGTCTATACCGCGCTGAAATACAATGATGGGCCAATAGCGCTTCGTTATCCGAGAGGAAATGGAATTGGCGTGAAAATGGATGATGAGTTAAAAGAAATTCCTATTGGAACTTGGGAAGTAATCAGAGAGGGTACAGATGCTGTTATTCTGACATTCGGCACCACTATTGAAATGGCTATGCAGGCTGCAGAAAGCCTGGCGGAAAAAGACATTTCAGTCCGTGTTGTCAATGCAAGGTTTATCAAACCACTTGATTATGCCATGCTTTCACAGATCTTTTCTGAAAAATTGCCGGTGCTGACAATCGAAGAGGCTGTTCTGCAAGGTGGATTTGGAAGTGCAGTGCTTGAGTTTGCTCAAGAGCAAGGCCATTCAGATGCCGTTATAGACCGAATGGGCATTCCTGACCGTTTCATTGAACATGGCAGCGTAAGTAAACTGCTGGATGAAATAGGTTTAACAGCTGCTCACGCAGAGAGACGGATATTAAGCATATCAAAAGCGAAAGAGAAAAGGGTTTAGTGAATGAGTTCGAAAAAAGAAAGAATTGATATTCTCCTCGTTGAAAGAGGGCTGATTGAAACGAGAGAGAAAGCTAAGCGCGCCATTATGGCAGGACTTGTTTATGCAAATGAAGAAAGAGTTGAAAAGCCGGGCGAGAAAGTGGATCCGGCCCTGAACCTTACCATTAAGGGCAATATGCTGCCGTATGTAAGCCGGGGCGGATTGAAGCTTGAAAAAGCATTAAAGGAATTTGATCTTACCGTAGAAAATAAAATTCTCCTTGATATTGGATCTTCAACTGGCGGATTTACAGATTGTGCCCTGCAAAATGGGGCCAAGCTGTCATATGCCCTTGATGTTGGCTATAATCAGCTTGCGTGGAAACTTCGTCAGGATGAACGGGTAGTTGTGATGGAACGGACAAATTTCAGATATTCCACTCCTGCTGATTTTACGGAAGGGCTGCCTGAAATAGCTTCCATAGATGTTTCGTTTATCTCTCTGAAATTAATTTTGCCTGCACTTAAAAAAATTCTTATT
Proteins encoded in this region:
- the nusB gene encoding transcription antitermination factor NusB → MKRRLAREKALQALFQIDVSDIEPKEAMSHALDGEELDEFMTALVLGTIEHMSEIDEQIKPHLVKWKLERLANVDRSVLRLAVYEMIYIEEIPVNVTLDEAIELAKTFGDDQSPKFINGVLSNIKQTIEK
- the folD gene encoding bifunctional methylenetetrahydrofolate dehydrogenase/methenyltetrahydrofolate cyclohydrolase FolD; protein product: MTASIISGKELAQEKRKQLAQEVKELKEQGVVPGLVVILVGDHPASISYIKGKQKASEEIGVAFTLEHFPETMQENELLDVIEKYNLDESCHGILVQLPLPDHIHEKAVIEKISPAKDVDGFHPLNIGQMMIGEDTFLPCTPAGIVEMIKSSDIEIAGKHVVVVGRSNIVGKPVGILLLNEHATVTYCHSRTPNLKEVTKQADILVVAVGRANFITGEHIKKNAAVIDVGVNRLETGKLCGDVVFEDAKQIASHITPVPGGVGPMTITMLAHNVVKSARISAVKRQGSKQL
- the xseA gene encoding exodeoxyribonuclease VII large subunit, whose amino-acid sequence is MSEIKHVTVTALTKYIKRKFDVDPHLKDIWVKGELSNFKMHSRGHMYFTLKDEGARIAAVMFAGQNSSLKFKPENGMKVLLRCEISVYEPSGNYQMYVKEMQPDGIGSLYLAYEELKKKLEQEGLFDQKHKQPIPKYPSSVGVITSPTGAAIRDILITIKRRYPSAKVIILPALVQGIHAGPSVVKAIKKANALGYLDVLIVGRGGGSIEELWAFNEEMVAREIFNSSVPVISAVGHETDYTIADFVADLRAPTPTGAAELAVPHFAELLERTTNRQTRLLRAMQEKISAKKEQLAYYQKSYAFKYPKQLYQQKEQQLDDLVESLQKESLRSIELKKDKYDQLKNRLYRLHPREQIHREKEKHQQLIKKMTRDMSVLLRQKQTEFQSMAANLNALSPLKIMERGYSIAYQDEDLVKSISQVKPGDKLHIQMQDGQVNCQVTGVEERKAYE
- a CDS encoding exodeoxyribonuclease VII small subunit; the protein is MSEKKEATFEQAMEELEQIVEKLEEGDVPLEKAIAYFQDGMKLSKICHDKLQTVEKQMDQILREDGELAPFDLQEEE
- a CDS encoding polyprenyl synthetase family protein, whose protein sequence is MKQSLEDFLSSKKELIEEKLPLYVSGLIAPSSIKEAMIYSLSAGGKRIRPALVLAVLNAFGKREEIGIPAACAVEMIHTYSLIHDDLPSMDDDDLRRGKPTNHKVYGEALAILSGDGLLTHSFGLIADQQDISAEKRLALISELVKASGIEGMVGGQVADMQGEAKNLPLSELEYIHEHKTAKLLAFSIIAGAILAEASNDEIDKLREFAYHIGIAFQIQDDILDIEGQQSKIGKPVGSDETNKKTTYPSLLTLQGAKQKLEDHISHAKAILANINIQSGLLEELCDLIASRDH
- the dxs gene encoding 1-deoxy-D-xylulose-5-phosphate synthase, yielding MDLLSIKDPSFLKKLSNNELEQLSAEIRKFLIEKLSVSGGHIGPNLGVVELTIALHKIFDSPNDKFLWDVGHQSYVHKILTGRACEFDTIRQYQGLCGFPKRNESEHDVWETGHSSTSLSAAMGMAIARDLKGTKDHIVPIIGDGALTGGMALEALNHIGHEQKDMIIILNDNEMSIAPNVGALHNVLGKLRTAGKYQWVKDELEYILKKIPAVGGKLAATAERVKDSLKYMLVSGIFFEELGITYLGPVDGHNYDDLFENLQYAKKTKGPVLLHVITKKGKGYQPAETDKIGTWHGTGPYKIETGDFVKGETAGPAWSSLVSETVRRMAREDDRIVAITPAMPVGSKLEGFASEFPDRMFDVGIAEQHATTVAAGLATQDMKPFLAIYSTFLQRAYDQVVHDICRQNLNVFIGIDRSGLVGADGETHQGVFDIAFLRHLPNMVVMMPKDENEGQHLVYTALKYNDGPIALRYPRGNGIGVKMDDELKEIPIGTWEVIREGTDAVILTFGTTIEMAMQAAESLAEKDISVRVVNARFIKPLDYAMLSQIFSEKLPVLTIEEAVLQGGFGSAVLEFAQEQGHSDAVIDRMGIPDRFIEHGSVSKLLDEIGLTAAHAERRILSISKAKEKRV
- a CDS encoding TlyA family RNA methyltransferase, producing MSSKKERIDILLVERGLIETREKAKRAIMAGLVYANEERVEKPGEKVDPALNLTIKGNMLPYVSRGGLKLEKALKEFDLTVENKILLDIGSSTGGFTDCALQNGAKLSYALDVGYNQLAWKLRQDERVVVMERTNFRYSTPADFTEGLPEIASIDVSFISLKLILPALKKILIAGGDCIALVKPQFEAGRELVGKKGIVREPKTHRLVLEYITDFALKEGYDCCNLSFSPITGGDGNIEFLLHLRWNGSDESGTMRLPNTIDSVVEKAHDELKSKKSEQE